One part of the Arabidopsis thaliana chromosome 4, partial sequence genome encodes these proteins:
- the ATRER1A gene encoding Rer1 family protein (ATRER1A; CONTAINS InterPro DOMAIN/s: Retrieval of early ER protein Rer1 (InterPro:IPR004932); BEST Arabidopsis thaliana protein match is: endoplasmatic reticulum retrieval protein 1B (TAIR:AT2G21600.1); Has 516 Blast hits to 513 proteins in 212 species: Archae - 0; Bacteria - 0; Metazoa - 155; Fungi - 150; Plants - 130; Viruses - 0; Other Eukaryotes - 81 (source: NCBI BLink).): protein MDESGGDSGSVATPVQQRAHEAWRIYQHYLDKTTPHANYRWIGTLVVALIYCLRVYYIQGFYIIAYGLGIYLLNLLIGFLSPLVDPEAGGVSDGPSLPTRGSDEFKPFIRRLPEFKFWYSMTKAFCIAFLMTFFSVFDVPVFWPILLCYWIVLFVLTMRRQIAHMIKYKYIPFSFGKQKYGGRSSSGSRAD, encoded by the exons ATGGACGAAAGCGGAGGTGATAGTGGTTCAGTGGCCACACCTGTTCAACAGCGAGCACATGAGGCATGGAGGATTTACCAACACTATCTTGACAAGACTACACCTCATGCAAATTACAGATGGATTGGAACTCTTGTCGTCGCTCTTATCTACTGTTTGAGGGTTTACTATATTCAGGGTTTCTACATCATCGCCTATGGTCTTGGAATCTACCTTCTCAATCTGCTTATCGGGTTCTTGTCCCCTCTTGTTGATCCTGAAGCTGGTGGGGTCTCTGATGGGCCTTCTCTGCCTACTAGAGGTTCTGATGAGTTCAAGCCTTTCATTCGCCGTCTCCCCGAGTTCAAATTCTG GTACTCCATGACAAAGGCTTTCTGCATAGCTTTCCTCATGACATTCTTCTCGGTGTTTGACGTTCCTGTGTTTTGGCCAATTCTGCTGTGCTATTGGATCGTTCTCTTTGTTCTCACCATGAGACGCCAGATCGCCCACATGATCAAGTACAAATACATCCCTTTCAGCTTCGGCAAACAG AAATATGGTGGACGGAGCAGCAGCGGCTCACGTGCGGATTGA
- a CDS encoding NmrA-like negative transcriptional regulator family protein (NmrA-like negative transcriptional regulator family protein; FUNCTIONS IN: phenylcoumaran benzylic ether reductase activity; INVOLVED IN: response to cadmium ion; LOCATED IN: cellular_component unknown; EXPRESSED IN: 25 plant structures; EXPRESSED DURING: 14 growth stages; CONTAINS InterPro DOMAIN/s: NAD(P)-binding domain (InterPro:IPR016040), NmrA-like (InterPro:IPR008030); BEST Arabidopsis thaliana protein match is: NmrA-like negative transcriptional regulator family protein (TAIR:AT1G75280.1); Has 1665 Blast hits to 1661 proteins in 371 species: Archae - 16; Bacteria - 474; Metazoa - 2; Fungi - 521; Plants - 522; Viruses - 3; Other Eukaryotes - 127 (source: NCBI BLink).), whose amino-acid sequence MTSKSKILFIGGTGYIGKYIVEASARSGHPTLVLVRNSTLTSPSRSSTIENFKNLGVQFLLGDLDDHTSLVNSIKQADVVISTVGHSLLGHQYKIISAIKEAGNVKRFFPSEFGNDVDRVFTVEPAKSAYATKAKIRRTIEAEGIPYTYVSCNFFAGYFLPTLAQPGATSAPRDKVIVLGDGNPKAVFNKEEDIGTYTINAVDDPRTLNKILYIRPPMNTYSFNDLVSLWENKIGKTLERIYVPEEQLLKQIIESSPPLNVMLSLCHCVFVKGGHTSFEIEPSFGVEASELYPDVKYTTVDEILNQYV is encoded by the exons ATGACGAGTAAAAGCAAAATCCTGTTCATCGGAGGAACGGGTTATATCGGGAAATATATAGTGGAAGCGAGCGCAAGATCTGGCCACCCAACCTTAGTTCTCGTTCGAAATTCGACGCTCACAAGCCCTTCACGATCCTCCACCATCGAGAATTTCAAGAACCTCGGCGTTCAGTTTCTCCTC GGAGACCTTGACGACCATACGAGTCTCGTGAATTCGATAAAGCAAGCGGATGTGGTCATCTCTACTGTTGGGCACTCCCTCTTGGGACATCAATACAAGATCATCTCCGCCATTAAAGAAGCCGGTAATGTTAAG AGATTCTTTCCCTCCGAGTTTGGAAATGACGTAGACCGTGTTTTCACTGTCGAACCGGCCAAGTCAGCCTATGCTACAAAGGCCAAAATCCGGCGAACAATTGAGGCCGAAGGAATCCCATACACTTATGTCTCATGCAACTTCTTCGCTGGCTACTTCCTCCCAACTCTAGCTCAGCCTGGTGCTACTTCTGCTCCACGGGATAAGGTCATTGTTTTAGGTGATGGGAACCCCAAAG CTGTGTTCAACAAGGAAGAAGACATCGGAACTTACACAATCAATGCCGTAGATGATCCAAGAACTTTGAACAAGATCTTATATATTAGGCCACCAATGAACACTTACTCATTCAATGATCTTGTCTCGCTTTGGGAGAACAAGATTGGCAAAACACTTGAAAGAATCTACGTTCCAGAAGAACAACTCCTCAAACAGATCATAG AATCATCACCCCCACTCAACGTGATGCTATCCCTTTGTCACTGCGTTTTCGTGAAAGGAGGACACACAAGCTTTGAAATCGAACCTTCTTTCGGGGTAGAAGCTTCTGAGCTTTACCCTGATGTCAAATACACTACTGTTGATGAAATCCTCAACCAATATGTCTAA
- a CDS encoding uncharacterized protein (unknown protein; BEST Arabidopsis thaliana protein match is: unknown protein (TAIR:AT3G05570.1); Has 30201 Blast hits to 17322 proteins in 780 species: Archae - 12; Bacteria - 1396; Metazoa - 17338; Fungi - 3422; Plants - 5037; Viruses - 0; Other Eukaryotes - 2996 (source: NCBI BLink).): METQTNQSPKPAMTSCRKKVKDDATFFEDVKDHIDDFIHASMDEHKSCFQKTIKKMFGLSKAVAEKQAVEAKGVESQLPLQTTVSE, from the exons ATGGAGACCCAGACAAATCAAAGTCCGAAACCGGCCATGACTTCATGTAGGAAGAAGGTAAAGGATGATGCCACTTTCTTTGAGGACGTGAAAGATCACATTGATGACTTTATACATGCCTCAATGGATGAACACAAGTCCTGTTTCCAAAAGACCATCAAAAAG ATGTTTGGATTGTCAAAGGCGGTCGCAGAGAAGCAAGCTGTGGAGGCAAAGGGAGTCGAGAGTCAATTGCCTCTTCAGACGACAGTCTCGGAGTAA
- a CDS encoding Galactose oxidase/kelch repeat superfamily protein (Galactose oxidase/kelch repeat superfamily protein; CONTAINS InterPro DOMAIN/s: F-box domain, cyclin-like (InterPro:IPR001810), Galactose oxidase/kelch, beta-propeller (InterPro:IPR011043), Kelch repeat type 1 (InterPro:IPR006652), Kelch related (InterPro:IPR013089), Kelch-type beta propeller (InterPro:IPR015915); BEST Arabidopsis thaliana protein match is: Galactose oxidase/kelch repeat superfamily protein (TAIR:AT4G14905.2); Has 1894 Blast hits to 1751 proteins in 120 species: Archae - 10; Bacteria - 133; Metazoa - 685; Fungi - 4; Plants - 1024; Viruses - 7; Other Eukaryotes - 31 (source: NCBI BLink).) gives MPFSAASSSSVSSIAEEPPPKKQHDPSPSCSSYLLLLPDEIILNCLARLPKCYYPVISLVSKTFRRLIASPEIYVERSLLRRTERVLYVVLRSHATETPRWYTLNFKPFGNDSNNHRLVPIPSFPSIPCWGMSIVAIDSEIYVLGGCIDNELVSTGFVVECPSHTCRLLPSMKQARGCAAVGFFDGKLYVIGGCNPLSVNWVEAFDLKTQTWESGLGVNNVEMHDLTIRSFAIDDKIYIMDRKNSFVYDPKEGTLETDELLDTQWSVGSCVIDGKIYTFGSKNRIWVFDPIAMVWDRLKGLDDLPDKRDGSRMSNLGGNLAIMFNLEKGSTKICCTEIRLERREGGKIWGTVLWSNIVITLKEPSTIVRCLTVTV, from the coding sequence ATGCCTTTTTCCGCCGCGAGTTCGAGCTCCGTAAGCTCAATCGCTGAAGAACCGCCGCCAAAGAAACAGCATGATCCATCGCCGTCCTGTTCATCGTATCTGTTACTACTTCCAGACGAAATCATTCTGAATTGCTTAGCACGCTTGCCGAAATGTTACTACCCGGTGATTTCACTCGTCTCCAAGACCTTTAGGCGTCTCATAGCTTCACCGGAGATCTACGTTGAAAGGTCATTACTTCGCCGCACCGAGCGTGTCCTTTATGTTGTGCTTAGATCTCACGCTACAGAAACTCCCCGATGGTACACTCTCAATTTCAAACCCTTTGGAAATGATTCAAATAACCATAGATTGGTTCCGATTCCGTCGTTTCCTTCGATTCCTTGCTGGGGAATGTCAATTGTCGCTATTGATTCTGAAATTTACGTCCTTGGTGGATGCATTGATAATGAATTGGTCTCCACTGGGTTTGTCGTCGAATGTCCATCTCACACGTGTCGTCTCCTCCCTAGCATGAAGCAGGCACGTGGCTGCGCCGCCGTGGGATTTTTTGATGGGAAATTGTATGTAATCGGAGGTTGTAACCCTCTGTCTGTGAATTGGGTAGAGGCTTTTGATCTAAAGACTCAAACTTGGGAGTCTGGTTTGGGTGTTAATAATGTGGAAATGCATGACTTAACCATCAGAAGTTTTGCGATAGATGATAAGATTTACATTATGGATCGAAAGAATAGCTTTGTTTATGATCCTAAAGAAGGTACGTTGGAGACTGATGAGTTGTTGGACACACAATGGAGTGTTGGTTCTTGCGTCATTGATGGAAAGATTTACACTTTTGGTAGCAAGAATAGAATATGGGTGTTTGATCCAATTGCCATGGTTTGGGATCGCTTGAAGGGTCTCGACGATCTTCCTGACAAGCGTGATGGCTCGAGAATGTCGAATCTCGGGGGAAATCTTGCGATTATGTTTAACCTTGAGAAGGGTTCAACCAAAATCTGTTGCACGGAGATCAGATTGGAAAGGAGGGAAGGAGGAAAGATTTGGGGGACGGTCCTGTGGTCTAATATTGTCATTACCTTGAAAGAACCTTCCACCATTGTACGATGTCTAACTGTAACAGTTTGA
- the RL1 gene encoding RAD-like 1 (RAD-like 1 (RL1); CONTAINS InterPro DOMAIN/s: Molecular chaperone, heat shock protein, Hsp40, DnaJ (InterPro:IPR015609), SANT, DNA-binding (InterPro:IPR001005), Myb, DNA-binding (InterPro:IPR014778), Homeodomain-like (InterPro:IPR009057), SANT, eukarya (InterPro:IPR017884); BEST Arabidopsis thaliana protein match is: Homeodomain-like superfamily protein (TAIR:AT2G21650.1); Has 592 Blast hits to 591 proteins in 82 species: Archae - 0; Bacteria - 0; Metazoa - 116; Fungi - 0; Plants - 470; Viruses - 0; Other Eukaryotes - 6 (source: NCBI BLink).), with protein MASSSMSSQSSGSWTAKQNKAFEQALATYDQDTPNRWQNVAKVVGGKTTEEVKRHYELLVQDINSIENGHVPFPNYRTSGGCTNGRLSQEEKRMRNMRLQ; from the exons ATGGCATCAAGCTCAATGTCTTCTCAGAGCTCTGGCTCGTGGACTGCTAAGCAGAACAAAGCCTTTGAGCAGGCTCTAGCAACCTATGACCAGGACACTCCTAACCGTTGGCAAAATGTTGCCAAAGTCGTGGGTGGAAAAACAACAGAGGAGGTAAAGAGACACTACGAACTCTTAGTGCAAGACATCAACAGCATAGAGAACGGTCATGTTCCATTCCCAAACTACAGGACTAGTGGAGGCTGCACTAATGGCAGGCTTAGTCAGGAGGAAAAAAG GATGAGAAACATGAGGCTGCAGTAA
- the CCR1 gene encoding cold, circadian rhythm, and RNA binding 1 (cold, circadian rhythm, and RNA binding 1 (CCR1); FUNCTIONS IN: RNA binding, nucleotide binding, nucleic acid binding; INVOLVED IN: response to zinc ion, response to salt stress, response to cold, circadian rhythm, innate immune response; LOCATED IN: nucleolus, cell wall, peroxisome, plasma membrane, chloroplast; EXPRESSED IN: 27 plant structures; EXPRESSED DURING: 16 growth stages; CONTAINS InterPro DOMAIN/s: RNA recognition motif, glycine rich protein (InterPro:IPR015465), RNA recognition motif, RNP-1 (InterPro:IPR000504), Nucleotide-binding, alpha-beta plait (InterPro:IPR012677); BEST Arabidopsis thaliana protein match is: cold, circadian rhythm, and rna binding 2 (TAIR:AT2G21660.2); Has 82664 Blast hits to 34440 proteins in 1574 species: Archae - 59; Bacteria - 22063; Metazoa - 30672; Fungi - 6267; Plants - 13203; Viruses - 1104; Other Eukaryotes - 9296 (source: NCBI BLink).), giving the protein MSEVEYRCFVGGLAWATNDEDLQRTFSQFGDVIDSKIINDRESGRSRGFGFVTFKDEKAMRDAIEEMNGKELDGRVITVNEAQSRGSGGGGGGRGGSGGGYRSGGGGGYSGGGGGGYSGGGGGGGW; this is encoded by the exons atgtctgaAGTTGAGTACCGGTGCTTTGTCGGCGGCCTTGCCTGGGCCACCAATGATGAAGATCTTCAAAGGACGTTCTCACAGTTCGGCGACGTTATCGATTCTAAG ATCATTAACGACCGCGAGAGTGGAAGATCAAGGGGATTCGGATTCGTCACCTTCAAGGACGAGAAAGCCATGAGGGATGCGATTGAAGAGATGAACGGTAAAGAGCTCGATGGACGTGTCATCACCGTGAACGAGGCTCAGTCGAGAGGTAGCGGCGGTGGCGGAGGAGGCCGTGGTGGAAGCGGTGGTGGTTACCGCAGCGGAGGCGGTGGTGGATACTCAGGAGGCGGTGGCGGCGGATACTCaggaggag GCGGTGGTGGCGGCTGGTAA
- the CCR1 gene encoding cold, circadian rhythm, and RNA binding 1 (cold, circadian rhythm, and RNA binding 1 (CCR1); FUNCTIONS IN: RNA binding, nucleotide binding, nucleic acid binding; INVOLVED IN: response to zinc ion, response to salt stress, response to cold, circadian rhythm, innate immune response; LOCATED IN: nucleolus, cell wall, peroxisome, plasma membrane, chloroplast; EXPRESSED IN: 28 plant structures; EXPRESSED DURING: 16 growth stages; CONTAINS InterPro DOMAIN/s: RNA recognition motif, glycine rich protein (InterPro:IPR015465), RNA recognition motif, RNP-1 (InterPro:IPR000504), Nucleotide-binding, alpha-beta plait (InterPro:IPR012677); BEST Arabidopsis thaliana protein match is: cold, circadian rhythm, and rna binding 2 (TAIR:AT2G21660.2); Has 126 Blast hits to 126 proteins in 35 species: Archae - 0; Bacteria - 12; Metazoa - 0; Fungi - 21; Plants - 62; Viruses - 0; Other Eukaryotes - 31 (source: NCBI BLink).): protein MSEVEYRCFVGGLAWATNDEDLQRTFSQFGDVIDSKIINDRESGRSRGFGFVTFKDEKAMRDAIEEMNGKELDGRVITVNEAQSRGSGGGGGGRGGSGGGYRSGGGGGYSGGGGGGYSGGGGGGYERRSGGYGSGGGGGGRGYGGGGRREGGGYGGGDGGSYGGGGGGW, encoded by the exons atgtctgaAGTTGAGTACCGGTGCTTTGTCGGCGGCCTTGCCTGGGCCACCAATGATGAAGATCTTCAAAGGACGTTCTCACAGTTCGGCGACGTTATCGATTCTAAG ATCATTAACGACCGCGAGAGTGGAAGATCAAGGGGATTCGGATTCGTCACCTTCAAGGACGAGAAAGCCATGAGGGATGCGATTGAAGAGATGAACGGTAAAGAGCTCGATGGACGTGTCATCACCGTGAACGAGGCTCAGTCGAGAGGTAGCGGCGGTGGCGGAGGAGGCCGTGGTGGAAGCGGTGGTGGTTACCGCAGCGGAGGCGGTGGTGGATACTCAGGAGGCGGTGGCGGCGGATACTCaggaggaggcggtggtggtTACGAGAGACGTAGCGGAGGTTACGGATCTggtggaggcggtggtggCCGAGgatacggtggtggtggacgCCGTGAGGGAGGTGGCTACGGAGGCGGTGATGGTGGAAGTTACGGAGGCGGTGGTGGCGGCTGGTAA
- the CCR1 gene encoding cold, circadian rhythm, and RNA binding 1 (cold, circadian rhythm, and RNA binding 1 (CCR1); FUNCTIONS IN: RNA binding, nucleotide binding, nucleic acid binding; INVOLVED IN: response to zinc ion, response to salt stress, response to cold, circadian rhythm, innate immune response; LOCATED IN: nucleolus, cell wall, peroxisome, plasma membrane, chloroplast; EXPRESSED IN: 27 plant structures; EXPRESSED DURING: 16 growth stages; CONTAINS InterPro DOMAIN/s: RNA recognition motif, glycine rich protein (InterPro:IPR015465), RNA recognition motif, RNP-1 (InterPro:IPR000504), Nucleotide-binding, alpha-beta plait (InterPro:IPR012677); BEST Arabidopsis thaliana protein match is: cold, circadian rhythm, and rna binding 2 (TAIR:AT2G21660.2); Has 82664 Blast hits to 34440 proteins in 1574 species: Archae - 59; Bacteria - 22063; Metazoa - 30672; Fungi - 6267; Plants - 13203; Viruses - 1104; Other Eukaryotes - 9296 (source: NCBI BLink).), with protein MSEVEYRCFVGGLAWATNDEDLQRTFSQFGDVIDSKIINDRESGRSRGFGFVTFKDEKAMRDAIEEMNGKELDGRVITVNEAQSRGSGGGGW; from the exons atgtctgaAGTTGAGTACCGGTGCTTTGTCGGCGGCCTTGCCTGGGCCACCAATGATGAAGATCTTCAAAGGACGTTCTCACAGTTCGGCGACGTTATCGATTCTAAG ATCATTAACGACCGCGAGAGTGGAAGATCAAGGGGATTCGGATTCGTCACCTTCAAGGACGAGAAAGCCATGAGGGATGCGATTGAAGAGATGAACGGTAAAGAGCTCGATGGACGTGTCATCACCGTGAACGAGGCTCAGTCGAGAGGTA GCGGTGGTGGCGGCTGGTAA
- the CCR1 gene encoding cold, circadian rhythm, and RNA binding 1 (cold, circadian rhythm, and RNA binding 1 (CCR1); FUNCTIONS IN: RNA binding, nucleotide binding, nucleic acid binding; INVOLVED IN: response to zinc ion, response to salt stress, response to cold, circadian rhythm, innate immune response; LOCATED IN: nucleolus, cell wall, peroxisome, plasma membrane, chloroplast; EXPRESSED IN: 27 plant structures; EXPRESSED DURING: 16 growth stages; CONTAINS InterPro DOMAIN/s: RNA recognition motif, glycine rich protein (InterPro:IPR015465), RNA recognition motif, RNP-1 (InterPro:IPR000504), Nucleotide-binding, alpha-beta plait (InterPro:IPR012677); BEST Arabidopsis thaliana protein match is: cold, circadian rhythm, and rna binding 2 (TAIR:AT2G21660.2); Has 82664 Blast hits to 34440 proteins in 1574 species: Archae - 59; Bacteria - 22063; Metazoa - 30672; Fungi - 6267; Plants - 13203; Viruses - 1104; Other Eukaryotes - 9296 (source: NCBI BLink).), with protein MSEVEYRCFVGGLAWATNDEDLQRTFSQFGDVIDSKIINDRESGRSRGFGFVTFKDEKAMRDAIEEMNGSGGGGGGRGYGGGGRREGGGYGGGDGGSYGGGGGGW; from the exons atgtctgaAGTTGAGTACCGGTGCTTTGTCGGCGGCCTTGCCTGGGCCACCAATGATGAAGATCTTCAAAGGACGTTCTCACAGTTCGGCGACGTTATCGATTCTAAG ATCATTAACGACCGCGAGAGTGGAAGATCAAGGGGATTCGGATTCGTCACCTTCAAGGACGAGAAAGCCATGAGGGATGCGATTGAAGAGATGAACG GATCTggtggaggcggtggtggCCGAGgatacggtggtggtggacgCCGTGAGGGAGGTGGCTACGGAGGCGGTGATGGTGGAAGTTACGGAGGCGGTGGTGGCGGCTGGTAA